A region of Vitis vinifera cultivar Pinot Noir 40024 chromosome 13, ASM3070453v1 DNA encodes the following proteins:
- the LOC100246605 gene encoding transcription factor MYB83, whose amino-acid sequence MRKPDLMGKDRVLINNNIANNNNKNNNNKLRKGLWSPEEDEKLMSYMLRNGQGCWSDIARNAGLQRCGKSCRLRWINYLRPDLKRGAFSPQEEELIIHLHSILGNRWSQIAARLPGRTDNEIKNFWNSTIKKRLKNSLQTHSPNDCHDSSLEPRVVVDNINAMGMGVGGSSGMLLSMHEHEMMNMYMDSSSSSFSSMNTMLTSNHLDNPFPLLDNRHDQMVFSLPNCMAKPEMTDEFDGRYGVTGGGNMGVEREISIPGSQSNSTTEENNGATQNEYYTIDMKNNNSKVEESDNIFGVGNHWQGENMGIGEWDLEGLLENASSFPFLDFQLQ is encoded by the exons ATGAGAAAACCGGATCTCATGGGAAAAGATCGAGTACTAATCAATAACAACATTGCTAACAATAACAACAAGAACAACAACAATAAGCTTAGGAAGGGCTTGTGGTCGCCTGAAGAAGATGAGAAGCTCATGAGCTACATGCTGAGAAATGGACAAGGGTGCTGGAGCGATATCGCTAGGAATGCCGGCCTGCAGAGGTGTGGCAAAAGCTGCCGCCTTCGTTGGATTAACTACTTGAGACCCGACCTCAAGCGCGGCGCATTCTCACCCCAAGAAGAAGAGCTCATCATCCACTTGCATTCCATCCTTGGCAACAG GTGGTCTCAGATCGCGGCGCGCCTACCAGGGAGGACCGACAATGAAATAAAGAACTTCTGGAACTCTACCATCAAGAAAAGGCTGAAAAACAGCTTGCAGACGCACTCGCCCAACGACTGCCATGATTCGTCTTTGGAGCCTAGAGTTGTAGTAGATAACATCAATGCCATGGGCATGGGCGTTGGAGGATCATCAGGAATGCTGTTGTCCATGCATGAACATGAAATGATGAACATGTACATGGACTCATCTTCCTCCTCATTTTCCTCCATGAACACCATGCTAACAAGCAACCACTTAGACAACCCTTTCCCTCTCCTGGACAACCGGCATGACCAAATGGTATTCAGCCTGCCAAACTGCATGGCAAAACCCGAAATGACCGATGAGTTCGACGGACGATATGGGGTGACGGGAGGTGGGAATATGGGGGTAGAGAGGGAGATTTCCATACCGGGATCACAGAGTAATAGCACCACTGAGGAGAACAATGGTGCAACTCAGAATGAGTACTACACCATTGACATGAAAAACAATAATAGCAAAGTAGAGGAGAGTGACAACATTTTTGGAGTGGGAAATCATTGGCAAGGTGAGAACATGGGAATTGGAGAGTGGGATTTGGAGGGTTTGCTGGAAAATGCTTCCTCCTTCCCTTTCCTTGATTTCCAACTTCAATAA